The Microplitis mediator isolate UGA2020A chromosome 8, iyMicMedi2.1, whole genome shotgun sequence genome has a window encoding:
- the LOC130673513 gene encoding uncharacterized protein LOC130673513, which translates to MDSKKQEHRIECDCRPGCYCKIFNSRRIRSQCLTAEYTFHELEHVTHLQDDLKKGIKPRLLDGKTLKEVEIDFFEYRVNAITSANNLILNIEKCPCAREIIKGTDYEKMYFEAKEKHSEAIDRLMKISEEDILLLKKDHHYEIDL; encoded by the exons ATGGATTCAAAAAAACAG GAACACAGAATCGAATGCGATTGTAGACCAGGCTGTTATTGCAAGATATTCAATTCCAGACGGATTCGATCTCAATGTTTAACTGCAGAGTATACCTTTCATGAACTTGAGCATGTTACTCATTTACAAGACGATTTGAAAAAAGGGATAAAACCGAGGTTGCTTGATGGTAAAACATTAAAAGAAGTAGAAATAGACTTTTTCGAGTACCGTGTGAATGCTATCACATCAGCAAATAATTTGATtctaaacattgaaaaatgtcCATGTGCAAGAGAAATCATCAAGGGTACGGACTACGAAAAAATGTACTTCGAAGCTAAAGAAAAACATTCAGAAGCTATCGATAGACTTATGAAAATTAGCGAGGAAGATATCCTGCTGCTGAAAAAGGATCATCATTACGAGATTGATTTGTGA
- the LOC130673218 gene encoding uncharacterized protein LOC130673218 has translation MDSRLIQKLKNSNIREDGISRCSCNHYCLYRYMDSKFIREYCFIADDIFGELAHVIKLQDDLKKGIELIMRSGKPLLEERTGFLEYHVVSIIAANSLILNLEKCPNARGIIRGTKYERIYFAAKEKYSEAIDRLMKISEEEMLLLKENVYREIDL, from the exons ATGGATTCACGTTTAATTCAGAAATTAAAGAATTCAAATATACGG GAAGACGGAATATCCAGATGCAGTTGTAACCATTACTGTTTGTACAGGTATATGGATTCCAAATTCATTAGAGAGTACTGTTTTATAGCAGATGATATCTTTGGAGAACTTGCGCATGTTATTAAACTACAAGACGATTTGAAAAAAGGGATCGAACTGATAATGCGTAGTGGTAAACCACTTCTAGAAGAAAGAACAGGTTTTCTCGAGTACCATGTGGTTTCTATCATAGCAGCAAATAGTTTGATTCTAAACCTTGAAAAATGTCCAAATGCAAGAGGAATCATCAGGGGTACGAAATACGAAAGAATCTACTTCGCagctaaagaaaaatattcagaAGCTATCGATAGACTTATGAAAATTAGCGAGGAAGAAATGCTGCTGCTGAAAGAGAATGTTTATCGCGAGATTGATTTGTGA
- the LOC130673488 gene encoding DNA repair protein RAD50: MSRVKRLSIRGIRNFGDDNEELIKFTRPLTLIIGQNGVGKTTIIEALRYASTGEFPPGSDRGRGFIHDPCLKKSVAHVRGVVKAEFIDSKGLIVTVRRTIEATRRATTLQFKTIENTISTKNKETGEECQINQRCTDIDKEMTNSLGLSPAILNNVIFCHQDDSNWPMDDGKKLKERFDEIFDTTHYNKALDHLRKTIKVKQADVKKFAVELGALKIFVQEVQSKEAKLQDLRARRVEATSNIEALIVELEPIKNKIRERKSDEEHYVTLMSDKEKKQVELELATQKRKSLEESIKELFKESDEELERILADNDQDFNEKNNKIVGVESRVQELARIEAECANSLADQRVRVGTLRQQLEEQTRKVRDRNLILNEILRNCELEEVDDKTSEGLIRNSVEKVESKLHKIEQEFEDLRKRHDQQEAELEKTVDLERNKRAKIDFELKQSQKEIVDTRDTMKNVRSDIAKANDAAKKLDEINDKLEKVKKQVDDLTETIENKNMPELIKSQEEALANKEQEFAKVDELMSRMQSASALRSKFENLSAEINVKWKEIDELKKKHGSSIKELLGTNEIPSSKLKDRVNSVQMTLNERLNRLRQEISSEQNKATSLETMINHAKKEMNAKISEIQRDKERIMTHCPDYNNYEETLLLTGNKLKALENKRGMYAYQGAAYAAYVEKLSSPKPCCPLCVRDFSTREEAAKVVDTLNQDLKNHPKRLKQCEEELNAVRAKHETLLSLRTTVEKVLKFEKDDKKNMSNNIVESQKQLEAKKNKIKELERLTEELDKKINVCNNLSGDVALWDKCLHEIERIQDAYEEVQVQIIELGLPDKSMDEVRSEYEALKQQVKGIREKISLLREEMDVYNKELRNATESRAICLEEQLSVHNQVQRVKQLREHFDKLVEKENKLRERNQEFGKMLVVADGELDVVVRQLEEVKSCNRDEEDKLRKRLQEFTKQVDKLMSVQTELINLQSKKIDVELKVLECEMSENERRLDDTKEEVAKLKDKLVELREDVSCHEVRRRNLQDNQELRKCKAAIGKLSQVVRALETQIREVNIDKVRRDLEEYQRRVQMLEKQINIARGSEQELNLSIIQLDNELQKEEYCTAKQNYKNKWLEKNITDDAITDALTYCKVLDAAMSKYHEDRMNSVNKSMNNLWKHIYNGADTTSIQIRTEAATTAGTLRRSFNYKLVQIKHGEEIDMRGRCSAGQRVLASIVIRLALAETFCDQCSMLALDEPTTNLDAANSASLAETLFNYVTLRSKFQKSFQLIIITHDEHFIHKLSQLNSSSGFYQLYRNDEGLTNIQYLVFDQDTPSERQLAPNDGGSDDEVEKKAAPRKKDSLPRTKKRPISPSASTSATKKPYDFSL, from the exons ATGTCGCGAGTTAAAAGGTTATCTATTCGTGGTATCAGGAACTTTGGAGATGATAACGAAGAATTGATAAAATTCACACGTCCGTTGACGTTAATCATCGGGCAAAATGGTGTTGGTAAGACGACGATCATCGAAGCACTTCGTTATGCATCCACTGGAGAGTTTCCACCAGGTTCCGACCGCGGCAGAGGATTTATTCACGACCCGTGTTTGAAAAAATCTGTG gcgcATGTACGTGGAGTTGTCAAGGCAGAATTCATTGATAGCAAAGGATTGATAGTGACCGTACGTCGAACGATAGAGGCTACAAGAAGAGCTACtactttacaatttaaaacaattgaGAATACAAtctcaacaaaaaataaagaaaccGGTGAAGAATGTCAGATAAATCAGCGATGCACTGATATAgacaaggaaatgacaaattCACTAGGTCTGTCGCCAGCGATTCTAAACAATGTGATATTTTGTCATCAGGATGACTCGAACTGGCCAATGGACGACggcaaaaaattgaaggagAGATTCGACGAGATATTCGACACCACTCACTACAACAAAGCTCTGGACCATTTGCGGAAAACCATCAAAGTCAAGCAAGctgatgtgaaaaaatttgctGTGGAGCTTGGCGCGTTGAAGATCTTTGTCCAGGAGGTTCAGTCCAAGGAGGCTAAACTCCAGGATCTCCGTGCGCGCAGGGTCGAAGCGACGAGTAACATTGAGGCCTTGATCGTCGAGCTCGAGCcgattaaaaacaaaatacgTGAGAGGAAAAGTGATGAAGAGCACTACGTAACTTTGATGAGTGACAAGGAAAAGAAACAAGTTGAGTTGGAGTTGGCAACGCAGAAACGCAAGTCTCTAGAGGAATCGATAAAAGAGTTGTTCAAAGAATCTGATGAGGAATTGGAGAGGATTCTCGCGGACAATGATCAAGATTTTAATGAAAAGAATAACAAAATTGTTGGAGTTGAATCTAGAGTCCAGGAGCTGGCGAGAATCGAGGCTGAATGCGCAAATTCTTTAGCTGATCAGCGAGTTAGAGTGGGGACACTTCGTCAGCAATTGGAGGAGCAGACTCGCAAAGTTCGGGATCGTAATTTGATTCTCAATGAAATTTTACGTAATTGTGAACTAGAGGAAGTTGATGATAAAACTTCTGAAGGTCTCATACGTAACTCTGTCGAGAAAGTGGAGTCGAAGTTGCATAAAATTGAGCAGGAGTTTGAAGACTTGCGCAAGCGGCACGATCAACAGGAAGCTGAGCTGGAGAAAACGGTTGATTTGGAGCGAAACAAGCGGGCGAAGATTGATTTTGAGCTCAAGCAAAGCCAGAAGGAGATTGTTGACACGCGGGATACCATGAAAAACGTCCGCTCGGACATTGCTAAGGCCAATGACGCTGCCAAGAAGCTGGACGAGATAAATGATAAGTTGGAGAAGGTAAAGAAACAGGTTGATGATCTTACTGAGACTatcgagaataaaaatatgccGGAGCTGATAAAATCCCAGGAGGAAGCATTGGCAAATAAGGAGCAAGAGTTTGCTAAAGTCGATGAGTTGATGTCGCGGATGCAAAGCGCCAGTGCTCTGCGGTCCAAGTTTGAGAATTTGTCGGCGGAGATAAACGTAAAGTGGAAAGAAATTGATGAATTGAAGAAGAAACACGGCAGCAGCATCAAGGAGTTGCTGGGGACAAATGAAATTCCTAGTTCTAAATTAAAGGACCGGGTCAATAGTGTTCAGATGACGTTGAACGAACGGTTGAACAGACTGAGGCAGGAGATCAGCAGCGAGCAAAACAAGGCCACTTCATTGGAGACGATGATCAATCATGCGAAGAAGGAAATGAATGCCAAGATCAGCGAGATCCAGCGGGACAAGGAAAGGATCATGACCCACTGTCctgattataataattatgaggAAACTTTACTGCTTACTGGCAACAAACTCAAGGCGTTGGAGAATAAGCGCGGGATGTACGCGTACCAGGGTGCTGCTTACGCGGCGTACGTTGAAAAATTGTCTAGTCCCAAACCCTGCTGTCCCCTGTGTGTGCGTGATTTCAGTACTCGCGAGGAAGCTGCTAAAGTTGTTGATACTCTCAACCAGGACCTAAAGAATCATCCGAAGCGGCTGAAGCAATGCGAGGAAGAGTTGAACGCTGTGCGTGCTAAGCATGAAACTCTTTTGTCACTGCGCACTACGGTGGAGAAGGTGCTCAAGTTTGAAAAGGATGACAAGAAGAACATGAGTAACAATATAGTGGAGAGCCAAAAGCAACTGGAGgccaagaaaaataaaataaaagagctGGAACGGCTGACGGAGGagttggataaaaaaataaacgtgtGTAATAATTTGTCTGGGGACGTGGCGCTCTGGGACAAGTGTCTACATGAGATTGAACGGATCCAAGACGCCTATGAGGAAGTCCAGGttcaaattattgaattggGTCTGCCGGATAAGTCGATGGATGAAGTAAGAAGCGAGTACGAGGCTCTGAAGCAACAAGTCAAGGGTATAAGAGAGAAAATAAGTCTGCTACGAGAAGAGATGGACGTTTACAATAAAGAGCTGCGCAATGCTACTGAATCGCGAGCTATTTGTCTAGAGGAACAGCTCAGTGTTCACAATCAGGTCCAGCGGGTGAAGCAGCTGCGCGAACATTTCGATAAGCTGGTGGAGAAAGAAAATAAGTTGAGAGAAAGAAATCAGGAGTTCGGAAAAATGCTTGTTGTTGCTGACGGAGAGCTCGACGTCGTAGTCCGCCAGTTGGAAGAGGTAAAGAGTTGTAATCGTGATGAAGAGGACAAACTGCGTAAGAGATTGCAGGAGTTCACTAAACAGGTGGACAAGCTGATGTCTGTGCAGACTGAACTCATTAATTTGCAGTCCAAGAAAATTGATGTCGAGCTGAAAGTTCTCGAGTGCGAGATGAGTGAAAATGAGAGGCGGCTAGATGACACTAAAGAAGAGGTTGCGAAGCTCAAAGATAAATTGGTAGAGCTGCGAGAAGACGTTTCGTGCCATGAAGTCAGGAGGAGGAACCTTCAGGATAATCAGGAGCTACGTAAGTGCAAAGCTGCTATAGGAAAATTATCTCAAGTTGTCAGAGCTCTGGAGACGCAGATCCGGGaagtaaatattgataaagtTCGCCGGGACTTGGAAGAGTATCAACGACGGGTCCAGATGTTGGAGAAGCAGATAAATATCGCTCGCGGTAGTGAGCAGGAGCTTAATTTGAGTATCATTCAGCTGGACAACGAGTTGCAGAAAGAAGAGTACTGTACAGCTAAGCAGAATTACAAGAACAAGTGGCTGGAGAAAAATATTACAGACGACGCTATCACCGACGCACTGACCTACTGCAAAGTACTGGATGCCGCCATGTCAAAGTACCATGAAGACCGAATGAACAGCGTCAACAAGTCGATGAACAATTTGTGGAAACATATTTACAACGGGGCGGACACTACCTCGATACAAATTCGTACTGAGGCGGCGACGACCGCTGGAACTTTGAGACGTAGCTTTAATTACAAGCTGGTCCAGATAAAGCACGGAGAGGAAATAGACATGCGAGGCCGGTGCAGTGCTGGGCAACGTGTCCTAGCCTCAATCGTAATCCGGCTCGCCCTAGCGGAGACCTTCTGCGACCAATGCAGCATGCTCGCTCTCGACGAACCCACCACCAATTTGGACGCTGCTAATTCCGCGAGTCTCGCGGAAACTCTCTTCAACTACGTGACACTCAGGTCCAAGTTCCAGAAGTCCTTCCAGCTGATAATCATCACGCACGATGAGCACTTTATTCACAAGCTCAGCCAACTGAACTCCAGCAGCGGATTCTATCAGCTTTATCGCAACGACGAGGGCCTGACTAATATCCAGTACTTAGTTTTCGACCAGGACACACCCAGCGAACGCCAGCTCGCCCCCAATGACGGTGGCAGCGATGACGAGGTTGAGAAAAAGGCTGCGCCTCGCAAGAAGGATTCTCTTCCTCGCACTAAGAAACGACCGATTTCCCCAAGTGCTTCCACCAGTGCTACTAAAAAACCATAtgatttttctttgtaa
- the LOC130673491 gene encoding peptidoglycan-recognition protein LE-like, with protein MVTLQAEEFRRKDDHRIEVIDDNRDNNNVKENECRCGNNDNSNGEIINNNDNDNHNGNDNDDDNDKTRDDLNNKTTRPSYRCSSTGESSNESSLNSNEGDDDHVNIQDRYDDRIFYDEEDYEDEVEEDDEFDVEEAENVISEMGGWPADGVQKQKIQHETITGQVLPTLDTTTFGEVSVSGSTNVRVGNTTLYKGPVTIKQFLYTNSSVDKDLGNGQAQNDLQGHWSDPALKNVNLTIDGSSPPVPIQRDHHRVKEWLWTWRCATIFSIVTLIAVTTIVVVSVELAKEPTRPNSSHKPAIDPDDILTENIRFIQRVEWGAQPPEGTPEQLDIIPAPYVIISHTASESCFKQADCVQRVRLAQTMHIEGNGWDDIGYNFLIGGDGLVYVGRGWDAVGAHSFGFNRKSIGISFIGTFNKDIPPRRQIHALEKLIEVGVKNGKIDSNYKLLGHRQISETLSPGDVLFGIIKAMDHWSEKP; from the exons ATGGTAACGCTGCAGGCAGAAGAGTTTAGAAGAAAGGACGATCATCGGATTGAAGTGATCGATGATAATCGAGATAATAACAATGTGAAGGAAAACGAGTGCCGTTGTGGGAATAATGATAACAGTAACGGCGagatcattaataataatgataatgacaaTCACAATggtaatgataatgatgatgataatgataaaacccgggatgatttaaataataaaacaacgCGGCCATCTTATCGGTGTTCTAGTACTGGCGAGTCTTCAAATGAGTCGAGTTTGAATAGCAATGAAGGTGATGATGATCATGTTAATATTCAAGACAGATATGATGACCGCATATTTTATGATGAAGAAGATTATGAAGACGAGGTAGAGGAAGATGACGAGTTTGATGTCGAAGAAGCTGAAAATGTAATCTCTGAAATGGGCGGCTGGCCTGCCGATGGAGTTCAGAAACAGAAAATTCAGCATGAGACGATAACGGGCCAGGTGCTGCCGACTCTGGACACCACGACCTTTGGTGAAGTTTCTGTAAGTGGCTCGACTAATGTGCGGGTGGGAAACACGACTCTTTATAAAGGACCTGTTACTATAAAACAGTTTTTGTATACAAACTCGAGTGTTGATAAAGATCTGGGCAACGGTCAAGCGCAAAATGATTTGCAAGGTCATTGGAGTGACCCCGCTCTCAAAAACGTAAACTTGACAATCGATGGGAGTAGTCCGCCGGTTCCTATTCAGCGAGACCATCACAGAG tgaaaGAGTGGCTGTGGACATGGAGATGTGCTACGATATTTAGTATCGTGACATTAATTGCTGTCACGACAATTGTCGTGGTGTCAGTGGAACTTGCTAAGGAACCAACTCGTCCCAACTCGTCCCACAAACCAGCCATTGATCCTGACG ATATACTCACAGAGAACATAAGATTTATCCAACGAGTAGAATGGGGCGCTCAGCCTCCGGAAGGAACACCCGAGCAACTGGACATAATCCCAGCGCCGTATGTCATAATCAGTCATACAGCATCTGAATCTTGCTTCAAACAAGCCGACTGCGTTCAGCGAGTCCGACTGGCCCAGACGATGCACATCGAGGGCAATGGATGGGACGACATCGGCTACAACTTTCTCATCGGCGGGGACGGACTCGTCTACGTTGGTCGCGGATGGGACGCAGTGGGCGCTCATTCTTTCGGGTTCAACCGCAAGAGCATCGGTATCAGTTTCATCGGTACCTTCAACAAAGATATTCCTCCAAGGCGGCAAATCCACGCGCTGGAAAAACTTATTGAGGTTGGCGTAAAAAATGGCAAAATTGATTCAAACTACAAACTTCTAGGGCATCGTCAAATATCCGAAACTCTGAGTCCAGGTGACGTTTTGTTTGGGATCATCAAGGCAATGGATCATTGGTCGGAAAAACCATAA
- the LOC130673494 gene encoding peptidoglycan-recognition protein 2-like yields the protein MSLVTKNFLVIPIFLITFSISNLAGTMIHPPHTMQNRTTITSRKIDERKLVFVNRTEWRASPTAQAPVKLDVIPVSYVMIYHTGTETCFGREICDQLVRDLQAKYLMGYPLNRDIGYNFVISGDGNVYVGRGWHAVGAHTFGFNRISLGIGLIGTFYDRPPSVRQIQALEDLIQLGVKNYRIVEDFKFYNYPPMALHFKSAMEILNFDEIISSDEK from the exons ATGTCTCTTGtaacaaaaaactttttagttattccaatttttttgataacattTTCAATATCAAATCTTGCTGGAACCATGATCCATCCGCCCCACACGATGCAGAACCGAACGACGATCACGAGCCGAa aaaTCGACGAGAGAAAATTAGTATTCGTAAATCGCACCGAGTGGAGGGCATCGCCAACAGCACAGGCACCCGTAAAATTGGACGTTATTCCCGTTTCATATGTTATGATTTATCACACGGGCACGGAAACATGTTTCGGCAGAGAAATTTGTGATCAATTAGTCCGAGATCTCCAGGCAAAATATTTGATGGGCTACCCCTTGAACCGAGACATCGGATACAACTTTGTTATCAGCGGTGACGGTAACGTCTACGTCGGACGTGGATGGCACGCTGTGGGCGCTCACACATTCGGATTCAACAGAATTAGCCTGGGGATCGGTTTGATTGGGACTTTTTACGATAGACCACCCAGTGTAAGACAAATTCAAGCTCTTGAAGATCTCATTCAGTTAGGGGTTAAAAACTATAGGATCGTTGAAGATTtcaagttttataattatccTCCAATGGCTTTACACTTTAAGTCCGCAATGGAAATACTCAACTTCGACGAAATTATAAGCAGTGATGAAAAATAG
- the LOC130673495 gene encoding peptidoglycan-recognition protein 2-like: MSLVTKNFLVIPIFLITFSISNLTGTMIHPPHTMQNRTTITSRKIDERKLVFVNRIEWRASPTAQAPEKLDVIPVPYVMIYHTGTETCFDRETCDQIVRDLQAKYSMGYPLNRDIGYNFVISGDGNVYVGRGWHAVGAHTIGLNRKSLGIGLIGTFYDRPPSVRQIQALVDLIQLGVEKYKIARDFKFYNYPPMALPFNSAIEILNFDEIISSDEK; encoded by the exons ATGTCTcttgtaacaaaaaattttttagttattccaatttttttgataacattTTCAATATCAAATCTTACTGGAACCATGATCCATCCGCCCCACACGATGCAGAATCGAACGACGATCACGAGCCGAa aaaTCGACGAGAGAAAATTAGTATTCGTCAATCGTATCGAGTGGAGGGCATCGCCAACAGCACAGGCACCCGAAAAATTGGACGTTATTCCCGTTCCATATGTTATGATTTATCACACGGGCACGGAAACATGTTTCGATAGAGAAACTTGTGATCAAATAGTCCGAGATCTCCAGGCAAAGTATTCGATGGGCTATCCCTTGAATCGAGACATCGGATACAACTTTGTTATCAGCGGTGACGGTAACGTCTACGTCGGACGTGGATGGCACGCTGTGGGTGCTCACACAATCGGACTCAACAGAAAAAGTCTGGGGATCGGTTTAATTGGGACCTTTTACGATAGACCACCTAGTGTAAGACAAATTCAAGCTCTCGTAGATCTCATTCAGTTAGGGgttgaaaaatacaaaattgctagagattttaagttttataattatccTCCAATGGCTTTACCCTTTAATTCTGCAATTGAAATACTCAACTTCGACGAAATTATAAGCAGTGATGAAAAATAG